One Carassius auratus strain Wakin chromosome 44, ASM336829v1, whole genome shotgun sequence genomic window carries:
- the LOC113062613 gene encoding palmitoyltransferase ZDHHC3-like has protein sequence MKSSPANRSRDIERQAGYLRPEHCAPPPLRTHSADDMWFIRDGCGIVCGVITWLLVFYAEFVVVFVMLLPAKNVVYSFINGAVFNGLAFLALASHFRAMCTDPGAVPKGNATKEFIESLQLKPGQVVYKCPKCCSIKPDRAHHCSVCKRCIKKMDHHCPWVNNCVGENNQKYFVLFTMYIALISLHALIMVVLHFVFCFEEDWAKCSSFSPPATVILLIFLCFEGLLFLIFTAVMFGTQIHSICNDETGIEQLKKEEKRWAKKSKWMNMKVVFGHPFSLAWLSPFATPDHGKANLYQYVV, from the exons ATGAAGAGTTCCCCAGCTAACCGCAGTCGGGACATCGAGCGTCAGGCAGGATATCTGCGCCCAGAGCACTGCGCACCGCCCCCTCTGCGGACACACTCGGCCGACGACATGTGGTTCATCCGGGACGGCTGCGGCATTGTGTGCGGCGTGATCACATGGCTGCTGGTCTTCTACGCCGAGTTTGTGGTCGTCTTCGTTATGCTGCTGCCGGCGAAGAATGTGGTGTACAGCTTCATTAACGGTGCTGTGTTTAACGGACTGGCCTTCCTCGCCCTGGCATCACACTTCAGAGCCATGTGCACCGAcccg GGAGCCGTTCCAAAGGGAAACGCCACTAAAGAGTTTATAGAGAGTCTGCAGCTCAAGCCTGGACAGGTGGTGTATAAATGTCCCAAATGCTGCAGCATCAAACCTGATAGAGCTCATCactgcag TGTGTGTAAGCGCTGTATCAAGAAGATGGACCATCATTGCCCTTGGGTCAACAACTGTGTGGGAGAGAACAACCAAAAATACTTTGTGCTCTTCACT ATGTACATTGCTTTGATTTCTCTTCATGCTCTCATCATGGTCGTTCTCCATTTTGTCTTCTGTTTTGAAGAAGACTGGGCAA AGTGCAGTTCATTTTCTCCTCCGGCGACTGtcatcctcctcatcttcctgtGCTTTGAGGGTCTCCTCTTCCTCATTTTCACCGCTGTGATGTTTGGGACCCAGATTCACTCCATCTGTAATGATGAGACT GGAATCGAGCAGCTGAAGAAAGAAGAGAAACGATGGGCCAAAAAGTCCAAGTGGATGAACATGAAGGTGGTGTTCGGTCACCCGTTCTCTCTGGCCTGGCTGAGTCCGTTTGCCACACCGGATCACGGGAAGGCCAATCTCTACCAGTACGTGGTCTGA
- the LOC113061964 gene encoding histone-lysine N-methyltransferase EHMT2-like — translation MSAAERALETPSDGSSHLSRQEDSAGKSSSLSSPSSASLRAKMSVCGPSSSLSSSSSSSAPAKVHRARRKRCGDVAQGYENVPIPCVNGVDDEGCSSDYKYIAENCETLIMNIDRNLTHLQHCSCSDDCSSSNCLCGQLSIRCWYDKDHRLLQEFNKIEPPLIFECNMACSCHKTCRNRVVQAGIKVRLQLYRTEKMGWGVRALQDVPQGSFICEYVGELISDAEADVREDDSYLFDLDNKDGEVYCIDACYYGNISRFINHLCDPNIIPGRVFMLHQDLRFPRIAFFSSRDIFTGQELGFDYGDRFWDIKSKSFTCQCGSEKCKHSAEAIALEQSRLARLDVCPETAGEDSLPVLGHS, via the exons ATGTCGGCAGCGGAGCGCGCGCTCGAG ACCCCATCAGATGGGAGCTCTCATCTATCCAGACAGGAAG ACAGCGCTGGTAAAAGCTCGTCTCTCTCTTCTCCGTCATCAGCGTCTCTCAGAGCTAAAATGAGCGTCTGCGGTCCATCTTCAtcactctcctcctcctcctcctcctcagctcCTGCTAAAGTCCACCGTGCTCGAAGAAAGAG gtgtggtgacgtGGCTCAGGGTTATGAGAACGTTCCCATCCCGTGTGTTAACGGCGTGGACGATGAAGGCTGTTCGTCTGACTATAAATACATCGCAGAGAACTGTGAAACATTGATCATGAACATCGACCGCAACCTCACACACCTGCAG CACTGCAGCTGTTCAGACGACTGTTCCTCCAGTAACTGTCTCTGCGGGCAGCTCAGCATCCGCTGCTGGTACGACAAG GATCATCGCCTCCTTCAGGAGTTTAATAAAATCGAGCCTCCTCTGATCTTTGAGTGCAACATGGCCTGCTCCTGCCATAAAACCTGCAGGAACCGAGTGGTTCAAGCTGGAATCAA GGTGCGTCTGCAGCTCTACCGGACGGAGAAGATGGGATGGGGCGTCCGAGCGCTTCAGGACGTTCCTCAAGGCAGTTTCATCTGCGA GTATGTTGGCGAGCTGATCTCTGACGCAGAAGCAGACGTGAGGGAGGACGACTCGTACCTCTTTGACCTGGACAACAAG gaCGGTGAAGTGTACTGTATTGATGCCTGTTATTACGGTAACATCAGCCGCTTTATAAACCACCTGTGTGACCCCAACATCATCCCGGGCCGTGTGTTCATGCTGCACCAGGACCTGCGCTTCCCTCGCATCGCCTTCTTCAGCTCCAGAGACATTTTCACCGGACAGGAGCTCGG GTTTGATTACGGCGATCGTTTCTGGGACATCAAGAGCAAGTCCTTCACCTGTCAGTGCGGCTCAGAGAAATGCAAACACTCGGCGGAGGCCATCGCACTGGAGCAGAGCAGACTGGCCCGTCTGGACGTCTGTCCCGAAACGGCTGGAGAAGACAGTCTCCCTGTGTTAGGACACTCGTGA